A region of the Stieleria neptunia genome:
AGCACTTCGTCCAGCATTTTTGCCAGCGGCACAAACGGCCGGCCAAACAGTTCACCGACGACGCGTTGGAAGCATTGGTGGCGGCCAGCTGGCCGGGCAACGTCCGCCAGTTGCGCAACGTCGTCGAGCGGTTGGTGGTCACCCACGTCGGCGACCGCATCGACGCGGACAGTCTGCCGTCGGAATTGACCGTCGTCCCAGCCGTCGGATCATCGCAGGTCCAGACCTTGGCCGAAGCGACCGAGTCGGCCGAGAAGGAGGCCATCAAGGTGGCGCTGGTCGCGTGCGGCTTCCATCGCGAACAAACCGCCCGCACACTCGGCGTCAGCGTCCGCACGCTGCACTACAAAATGAGTCGCTACGGGCTGCACTGAGTGGCCAATGTCAGTGGCACAACGCAACCGGCCTGTCGATTAAGTGAGCCGCGACGCGTAAGCGGCCGGGCATTCAGGCGCCCGCCCGAGGCCTTACGGCCAGCGGCTCACCATTGCTTCAACAAATCCCATCAAACCGACAGGCCGCAAGCCCTCCGATGACCGCCAAGACCGGAGAGTTTGCGCCCGTCCGCTACCATCGACGTGTGCCGTCCGATGTCCCTCGGACGTCATGCTAGATCGGCGGAAGCGTGCGGACTTGTGCGTCGACCGGCAGCGTGATGTCTTGCAGCGGTTTGAACTGAGCCTCGTCGGGGTCATACGCAAACACTTCACCGGTTTCGAACTTGTACACCCAACCGTGCAGCTTCAACTGCCCGCGTCCGATCGCGGCGGCGACCGAAGGATGCGTCCGCAGACTTTCCAGTTGAACCAAGACGTTTTCTTCGACGGTCAACGTCAGCCGCTTTTCCGGGTCGGTCAGATGGTTGTAGTTCTCTTCGACGATCCGTCGCGTCGCTTCGGCGTGCTCCAGGTAGGCTTTGACCGCGGGCAGTTTTTCGATCGATTCGGGGTCCAACAATCCCGCCATCGCTCCGCAATGGGAGTGTCCGCAGATCACGATGTCGCGGACTTTCAAAACGCTGACCGCGTACTCGATCGTCGCCGCTTCACCACCGTGAACGCTGCCGTAGGGAGGCACGATGTTGCCCGCGGTCCGCTGAATGAACAGCTCGCCGGGTCGGGTTTGGGTCAGCCGGCTCGGATCGATCCGCGAATCCGAACAGGTCACGAACAACGCCAGCGGGCTCTGTCCTTCGACCAACGTTTCGAATAACTGTTGGTCTTGGCTGAACAGTTCACGCTGAAATCGGTGAATTCCATCGACTAATTTTTGCATCGTCAAAATCCTGGTGCGGAAGTGGATAGACCGCCTGAAAAGGTGCCGGAGAAGCGGGTGACCGAGTTTATCAAAGAAGCATCGGTCCTGTCGTCTGTAATCCTATCGGAAACAATTCGCTTGCCGGCTGTAAGATTTTCGTGCTTGCGGTGCACTAGGTTCGTAGGAAACCCCTGGTGATCTGCGATCGATTCGATCCGCCAACCGATCCGCCAGCAACGAAACGCGAAACTTTGCGGCCCGTCGCGTGTTGGAACACTACCGTCGCTCGTCACTCTTCACGCTCGCTTGTCCCGGGAGAAATCCGGTGTTTTTCCAGCGAATTTCACGATCTGTCGTTTTTTTCGTCAGCGCCGCCTCGCTGGTGGGGGTGGCCGGTTTTGCCGCCGCCGCCGACGACGTTGCCGCGGCGCCGTTGACGCCCGAGCAAGCGAAGTTTTTTGAAACCAAGATCCGACCCGTGCTGGTCCGCGAGTGCTATGGCTGTCACAGCAAACAAGCCGGACAGAGCAAGGGGGGGCTACGCTTAGACACCCAGGCGGCGATGATCGACGGCGGCGACAGCGGCCCGGCGATCGTACCCGGCGATCTGGACGCGAGTCTGTTTTTCGGCGCGATCACGCACACCGATTTCGTGATGCCGCCCAAGCGAAAACTGACCGATGCCGAGATCGCCGATTTTCGAACCTGGATCCTGGACGGGGCGCCGGACCCGCGTGTCGTCACACCGGTCCAAGCCCCGACGCAGACGATCGATGACGAGATGATCGCCCAAGCCAAACGCACCTTTTGGGCCTATCAAACACCGCGACGCAGCCAACCGCCCGAACCCGACGCACAGCACGCGGCCTGGTCCAAGGCGACGATCGATCGTTTCCTCTGGAAAGCACTCGACGACGCCGGATTGCAGCCCGCCGGCGACGCGCCGGCCCCGATCGTGTTGCGACGACTGTGTTTTGATCTGATCGGATTGCCGCCCACCCCCGAACAACTGCAGTGGTTCACCGCCGCCTACGACAAAAACCCCGACGCCGCCGTCGCCCGCGTCGTGGATCGATTGTTGGATTCGGACCAGTTCGGCGAGCATTGGGGGCGTCACTGGTTGGACGTCGTCCGTTACGGCGAATCGACCGGACGCGAAGTGAATATGACCTACCCGAACGCCTGGCGCTACCGCGACTATGTCATCGATTCGGTCAACGCAGACAAACCGTACGACGAGTTCGTCCAAGAACAAATCGCCGGTGATCTGTTGCCGGCGGCCGACGACGACGAATGGTCCGAACACCTGGTGGCCACCGGCTTCCTGGCGATCGGCACCAAGAACGTCAACGAGCAGAGCGGCGCCCAGTTTGCCGCCGATGTGGCCGACGAACAGATCGATGCCACCACGCGGGTGTTCCTCGGAACCTCGGTCGCCTGTGCCCGCTGTCACGATCACAAATTCGATCCGATTCGCCAAACCGATTATTACGCGATGGCCGGAATCTTTCGCAGCACCAAAACATTCTTCGGCACACCGCCGTCGCAATACGGCAGCTTCGGCGGTCCGCAGCAACGCCGCATGAGCAGCCTGATCTTGTTGCCGACCGATGAACCCGATCCGGTCGGTCGGTCTTACTCCCCCGAAGAACTGCAACAGTTGCATCAAGACATCCGTGATCGACAAGCCGATCTGGTCGGGCTTCGTCGCGGGGAGAGTGCGACGAGCACCCGCCCGGGCGCCTCGGCCCAACAGATGCGGATTCGGCTGACCAACGAACTCGGCACGCTGTCGGCCAAGCTGGGAGTCGTCGACGAAAACGGGCAACCGCGAAGCTATTGCATGGGCGTTCAAGACGCCGACACCGTGGGGGATGCCCCGTTGTTGGTGCGCGGCGAAATCGATCAGCCGGCCGGACGCATCCAACGCGACTTGCCCGCCGCCCTCAGCGACGTGTCGTTTTCACCCAAGCCCGGCACCAGCGGACGACTGGAATTGGCGCGCTGGATCGGCAGCGACGACAACACACTGGCCGCACGCGTGATGGTCAACCGGATTTGGCAACACGTCTTCGGCCAGGGAATCGTGCCGACGACCGAAGATTTTGGCATGACCGGGACGGCCCCTTCGCACCCCGAACTGCTCGATCACCTGGCGATCGAATTCGTCCAATCGGGCTGGTCCGTCAAAACCATGATTCGTCAAATGATGCAGACGCGGGCCTACCGAATGCAGAGCAGCTTTGACGTCGCCAGCCACGAAGCGGACCCGGACAATCGGTTGCTGTGGCGGGCCAACGTGAAACGGCTGAACGCCGAATCGCTGCGCGACGCGATGCTCGTGATCGCGAATCAACTGGAAACCGAGCGGCCGACGGGATCCAAGGTTGCCCAAGCCGGTTACAGCCGTGTCCGAGACGGACAACTGGGCGATCCCCGCGATGCCATCCGCCGCAGCATGCAAACCACGTTGACCAGCCGGCGCGGCCGATTGGGCCCGATCTTCGACCGGATGCGAAGCGGCAATCCACGCGAGCAAGCGTTGGCCCGAAACCAGTTGCGATCGGCGATCGGCAACCAACAGATGGCGGAACTCGCCGCCAAGGCCTATGAGGAAGGTTCACTGGATGACGTCGCGGACAATCACCGCAGTGTTTATTTGCCCGTGGTGCGTGACTTCGTGCCGCGATCGTTGGAAGTGTTTGACTTTGCCGATCCGAGCATGGTGATCGGCACCCGCGAAACATCCAACACGCCCAATCAGGCACTCTACATGTTGAACAATCCGCTCACCATGCGGCTCAGCGAAGCGTTTGCCGAGCGGCTGATCGATGAAGGGCGATCGACGAAAGAACGTGTCGAAATGGCGTTCGTGTTGGCGTACGGACGTCCGCCGTCGGCCGCCGAACGCAGCGCCTCGCATCGTTTTCTCCGTTCGTCGGGCCTGTTGCCCAAATCATCGCTGGCCGCGTTTTGTCAGTCGCTCTTCGCGGCCGCCGAATTTCGATATTTGAATTAGGACCCGTGAAAGCCTGTCCCACTTGTCAATCACCTCGGAAATCCAATGTACACACGTCGCGATCTGCTCAAACACACTTCGGCCGGGTTTGGTTACTTGGCGCTTGCCGGGCTGACATCCCTGTCCCGCACGTCCGCCCTGGGGGCAGGGGCGGATATCGCGGCCAACCCGCTGTCGCCCAAGCCATCGCACTTCCCGGCGAAAGCGAAGCGGGTGATTTTTCTGTGCATGCAAGGCGGTCCCTCGCACGTCGATACCTTCGACTACAAACCGGCCTTGGCGTCCGACGATGGAAAACGTGGCAAGTACGGCGGCGCGTTGCTCAAGTCACCGTGGCAATTCCGTCAACGCGGCGAAAGCGGATTGTGGATCTCGGATCTGTTCCCCGAGGTCGCCAAGCACGCCGATGAAATGTGTTTGATTCGGTCGATGCATTGTGATCAACCGGTGCACCCGGGCGCGATGACGCAGATGCACACCGGGACGGCGCAGTTCGTGCGGCCCTCGTTGGGTGCCTGGACGCTATACGGTCTGGGCACCGAAAACGAAAGTCTGCCCGGATTCGTCTCGCTCAGTCCCCCCGCGGGCAGTTCGCGCAACTACAGCAGCGCGTTCTTGCCGGCGATCTACGGCGGCACCAAAGTCGGCGGGTCGGGCAATCGCTTTGCCCAAGCGGCGCGGTTTGCTTCCGGCGGCGGCCAGGCGGTGCCGGACATCAGCAACCCGAAACGAACGACCGATCAACAGCGGCGACAACTCGACTTCATCCAATCACTCAATCGCAGCCAAATGCCGGCCGGAGACGGGGCGAACGTCGAAGGGGTGATCCAGTCCTATGAGTTGGCGTTTCGAATGCAAGACGCGATGCCGGAGCTGATGGATCTGTCGGGCGAAGACCAACGCACGATTGCGATGTACGGCGCGGATTCCGGACCGACCCAGACGTTCGGGCGACAGTGCTTGCTGGCCCGTCGGTTTGCCGAAGCCGGCGTGCGGTTCATCGAAGTCACGCACGGCAATTGGGACCAGCACAACCGTTTGACCGAAGACCACGCCGCCCGGGCCGAGGCCTGTGATCAACCGATCGCGGCGCTGCTGGCCGATCTGAAACAACGCGACATGCTCAAAGACACGTTGGTGATGTGGGGCGGCGAGTTCGGACGGACGCCGTCGGCCCAAAACGGAAACGGCCGCAACCACAACAACAAGGGATACACGTTGTGGATGGCCGGCGGAGGAACCAAGGGCGGTTTCAGCTACGGGGCGACCGACGAACACGGATTCGAAGCGGTGGAAAACAAGTGCCATGTCCATGACTGGCACGCCACCGTGTTGCACCTGTTGGGTCTGGACCACACGCGGCTGACCTATCGTTATGCCGGACGCGATTTCCGCCTGACCGACGTCTACGGGAACGTGGCGACGGACATCGTCGCGTAGCGGCTTTGTCAAGGTTTAGAATTGGGGTAAGCTTCCAGCTTGCCGCCTCGTTTCACTCGTGAAACGCAAGCTGGAAGCTGACGCCACTTTGTCCGGACACCTGCCCACTCGGTGGGGGTAGCGGAGTGGGCAGGCACCCCGACTTGTCAAGTCGCATGCCTGCCGGTCAGACTACAGACCGCGTCGATCACACCCGCATCCACCCTTCTCGCGAATCCGCCTGCGTCATGGACGGCATCACCGAGCCCGTCGTTTTGGTCCTCGGGCATCCCATTGCCGGAAACCCGGCCCAGTTTGCGCTCGAGCGCGCCTTCGCCTCGATGGACCTCGGCTGGCGGGTCTTCTCCTGTGACGTGCCGGCCCAGCGGATCGACGAAGCGATCGCGGGGGCCGAGGTGCTCGGCTTTCGCGGACTGCTGTTGGACCAGAACCTGGTGACGCGTTTGGACGAGGGTGCCGAGCGGTCGGATCTTTATTGGCGGGGGAACGCTTCGGAGAGCCGGTGGCACACCGAAAACGTTCTCTCGACATGGCTGGAGCGCGAAATCCGCAAGCACTTCGAAACGCTCGATTCGGAAAACTCGGAAATCGGACCGCTGCTTTGGATCGGGACGCCCGATCCGAGTTTTCCCTCCCAGATCGCTTCGGAACAAGCGCATTCTCCGATCGCTTGGGCGTCGACCGAGGCGATCGAGCACGCCAGATTGATCGCGATCGCCGAAACGGTCGACGTTGCTCAGTGGCCTCGCTGCCAGGACGCGACGCTGGTGGTCGATTTTGCCAACCCGGAAAACGACCTCGATCAGATCCGCTCGCTCGGATACAACGTCCTCGGCCGCGAAGAAGTACGGATCGGCATCCTGCTCGAATCCATCCAGCGATGGACGGGAAAGCAACCGGTGGTCGACGTGTTGACCGAAGCGATCGAAGAGTACTTGGCGGTCTGATGCCATGACCAACAGCAACGTGACCAACAGCAACGTCAAGACGCTCATCCGGGCCGCACGGGAACTCTCCGATTCGGTCGACCTGCTTTCCTTCGCCGAGCCGGTCACCCACGTCTACAATCCGCTCGCCTACGCCCGGAAATCGCACGAGGCCTACCTGGGACGGGTCAGCGGCGACGTCAAGGTTGTCCTGTTGGGGATGAACCCGGGCCCCTGGGGAATGGCCCAAACGGGAGTCCCGTTCGGTGAAGTCGCCGCGGTCCGCGACTGGATGCAGATTCACGAGCCCGTCGGCAAACCCCCGATCGAACACGAAAAACGTCCGGTCGAAGGATTCGATTGCCAGCGAAGCGAAGTCAGCGGGCGCCGTTTGTGGGGCCTGTTCCAAGAGCGATTCGAAACCCCGGAAGCCTTCTTTGAAGACCACTTTGTGCTCAATTATTGTCCGCTGGTTTTCATGGAAGAATCGGCGCGCAACCGCACACCCGACAAATTGCTGCCGGAGGAACGGGAACGGCTCAGTGCGATCTGCGATGCCCACTTGCTGACCGTGATCCGCGCGCTCGATCCGGATCACCTGGTCGGTGTCGGTGTCTATGCCGAAGCCTGTCTCAAGCGGGTCGTCCAGATCGAAGACTGCCGCGGGAAAGTGACTCGCATTCTTCACCCCAGCCCCGCGTCACCGGCCTCGAACAACGATTGGGCGGGCAAGGTGACCAAGCAATTGCAAAAAGCCGGGGTCTGGTAGCCGCCGGCAGCGTCCACTCTGTAAGTCACCCTCGCTGGCAGCGAGGGTCGAGCGCAGCGAGGGGAGGGTCGACGTGACGAGAGACTCTGTCACCTGAGTCACCGATCCTCGTCGATGCAGAACGCCTTGACGGACCGTCCCGCTGTAGAAAACGATCGGGTGGATTGAGTGTGATGCGGTCAGCGGACGGTTGTACGACATCCTTTCTAGGTCGTCGCGGAGAGTCCAGCGGACGACGGCCCGGAAGGGCCGTCGTACTCGAAAAGCGGATCGTTGTACGACGTCCTTTCTAGGTCGTCGTCGGGAGTCCAGCGGACGACGGCCCGGAAGAGCCGTCGTACTCGAAAAGCGGATCGTTGTACGACGTCCTTTTTAGGTCGTCGTCGGGAGTCCAGCGGACGACGGCCCGGAAGGGCCGTCGTACTCGAAAAGCGGATCGTTGTACGACGTCCTTTTTAGGTCGTCGTCGGGAGTCCAGCGGACGACGGCCCGGAAGGGCTGTCGTACTCGAAAAGCGGATCGTTGTACGACGTCCTTTTTAGGTCGTCGTCGGGAGTCCAGCGGACGACGGCCCGGAAGGGCCGTCGTACTCGAAAAGCGGACGGTTGTACGACGTCCTTTTTAGGTCGTCGCGGAGAGTCCAGCGGACGTCGGCCCGGAAGGGCCGTCGTACTCGAAAAGCGGATCGTTGTACGACGTCCTTTTTAGGTCGTCGTCGGGAGTCCAGCGGACGACGGCCCGGAAGAGCCGTCGTACTCGAAAAGCGGACGGTTGTACGACGTCCTTTTTAGGTCGTCGTCGGGAGTCCAGCGGACGACGGCCCGGAAGGGCCATCGTACCCGGAAAAGCGGTCGCTTTCACTTGGACAGCCACCTCAGGCTGGACACCCACGATTGCTCGTCTGCCCGCACCTTGTGCCGATTCACCGCAGCGATCGACCCGCGCCTGAACCTGTCGGCCGGCTTTGGTTACATTACTGCCAACGTGCCTTGCTAACATCTTCCGCCGACAACCATTGCCGAGCTGACCCTCGTGAGCCAAACCGCCAACGAATCGACCGAAACGGTCGCAGACGCCCTTCGAAACGACCCCCGTCTCGCCCAGGCCAAACGCTTGGTCGCCGAAGCGATCGGTGATCATGCGAGTCGATTGTCGGTGCGGCCCTCGGCCGAGTCCTTGAAATCCACGTTCGCCGACCTGATCGATCGCTTGTCGGCCGTGCGCGGCGGACCACCGATCTGGCCCTACCTGTCCTCCGGTCTCGGCCGCGGTCCCTACGTGGAACTCGCCGACGGCAGCGTCAAGTTGGATTTTATTTGCGGCATCGGTGTCCATGGCGCCGGCCACAGTGACCCCGGAATGGTTGCCGCGGCGATCGATGCGGCGATCGAAGACACGGTGATGCAAGGCAACTTGCAACAAAACCCCGCCAGCGTCGTGATGATGGAAAAGCTGACCGCGTTGGCCCAGGCCTCCGGCGCGGCGCTGCCGCATTGTCTGCTTTCGACCAGCGGTGCGATGGCCAATGAGAACGCGCTCAAGATCGCGATGCATCACAAGACGCCCGCCGATCGTGTCCTCGCCTTCGACAACGCCTTCGCCGGACGCACCTTCGCGATGGCGACCCTGACCGACCGACCGAACTATCGCATGGGATTACCGCTCACCTTCCCGGTCGATTACCTGCCCTTTCGCGATCCCGCCAATCCCGAACGAAGCACGCGTTGGGCCGTCGATGAACTGCATCGATTGTTGAAACGTCATCCCGGACGTTATGCCGCATTTTGGGCCGAACCGATCGCGGGCGAAGGCGGCTATTATCCCGGCAGCCACGAGTTCTTTACCGCGCTCTGTCAGCCGCTCAAAGACGCCGGCGTGCCGATCATCTTTGATGAAGTCCAAAGCTTCTCCAGGACCAGTCGCCCCTTCGCGTTCCAGCACTACGGACTCGACGAGTTCGCCGACATCGTGACCGTCGGAAAGATCACGCAGGTCTGCGCGACGTTGTACAGCAGCGAAATGAAACCGACCGGCCCGATCCTCAGCCAGACCTTCACCGGCGCCACCGCGTCGATCGCCACCGGGATCGAAATGCTCGACCGTTTGGAAAGCAACCACTGTTTCGGCCCCTCGGGCCAGAACGTCCAGCTGGCGACTTATTTTCAAGACGCGCTCGCCGCCCTGGCGACAAAGTATCCCGATCGGGTCAGCGGCCCGTATGGCGAAGGCATGATGGTGGCATTCACTCCCGGTGACGGCAGTTTCGACTTTGCCAAGAAGTTGATGATGCACTTGTTTGACATCGGTTTGCTGGGCTTCGTTTGCGGCGGTGATCCGACCCGCATCCGGTTTCTGCCGCCGCCGGCGACCACGACGAAAGCACACATCGATCACGCGATCGAACTGCTCGACCGGGGACTCGCGACGTTGCCGTAACGCTTCACTACAGGGATTCGTTGGTGTCTCGCCTTGAGAGACCGTCCAGCTTAAGGCGATCGCATTTCTGATGTACGATGGCCCTTCCGGGCCGTCGCCCGTGGGGCTCTGCGCGACGACCTAGAAAGGACGTCGTACACCCTTCCGCCGACCACCTCTTACCCATTCGGTCAGATCGTTCGGATTTGTCGCGTTTCGCGCTAGCCCTAAGCTGGACGGTCTCTTGAGGCGATTCCCGGTCGCTGCGACGCAGCGAAAGTGGACGGCTGAAGCCTGTACACCAACACGTCTACCCGTGCCATGGGTACCTGACTGCCCGCCCTGGCCGACCCGAAAGATTGACACGCCAGGACCAAAGGTTGTTAAACTTTCGTTCTCCTCGCATCTGTTTCCTCTTGGCGGTGAAGTGGCTTGAACGACAAGACGAAAGCCCGGCCGATGACGGTCGACGATCTGCAAGACCTGTACGGTGAATTGCGCGGCAGCCGCTCGGCGCCGGCGATCATGGACGCGCGGGCTTTTTTTCTCGAGCGACAGTGGGCCGATTCGCACGCAAAACTGAACGAAGCCTACGAAAAATACCGCGAAAGCCGGCAGCGGATCCTGCGTCAGGATCCCGAAAAGGAAGTCGACGCCAAAGCCAAAGATCGCGATCGACAGGTCAGGCGTTTGCAGCGAAAGCAGGACAAGGCGCGCGAGATTATCGGGAAATTCGAAACCTATCTGCCGCAATTGGAACGGCTGGCGGAAAAAGAGAAGGCCAAGGAAGAGAGCAAGGCTGCGACCCAAACGGTCTCCCCGCCCGCGGAACCCGACGTCGCGTCAGAGATTCAGGACGTACCGCCGGTGGCGCAGGATCGCCAAATCGTCACCAAGGATTCCATCGACGAGGCGTTCCTGAAACAGTTCTCCGTTTTGATCGGAGACCGACAGCTCGAGTTGGTCAGCGAACGGTTTGATTTTCAACCGCTGGCCGACCCCCAGGATGTCATTTCGGAGGCCATCTACCTGCTTCGCAAGGGTGATCGCTGCATGATGGTTCATGCCGCGCCCCTGTCCGATAACCAGGATTCTCAAGACGCCGGGAAATTGTTGTGCGTTGACCTTGCCAAAGCCAAGAACCGCGTCGAACTTTCGCCCAATGCCATGGTCCGGCTCAGCCAAAAACGAAAACTCGTCCTGCTTCTGACCAAAGTGGGCTGAGGCCCCAAAATAAGAAATAACCCTCCCTGGCAGGGAGGGTCGAGCGCAGCGAGGGGAGGGTCGAACGGTGACTCGCGGGGTTCACCGACTGTGATGCACCGTCGAAACAAATTGTTTCAGGACACTTCTCGCTAATCGCCACGAACACCGGCTGCGGATATTCAGTTCCGCTCGACCGATTCATTGACGTCCCTGCAATCGATCGGCGTCGTTCGGCGCGATGAGATGGGCAAGAAGGTCGGTCAAAAAATTGGTCGGTCAAAAAATCAGAAACGAGAAACAGCACATGAATCAATCTGCCTTCCCCTGGCGGAACGCTTCATTTTCAATGGACACCTAATCCGTAAACGGCGATCGTTCAAACACGACGTCGTCGCTAACCCGCGGGTCACCGGTCTGTGTTAACTCCGACATCAGACGCTCATGCAACGTTGTGCGAGTGGCATCGTGTGTCGCATCCGCCGCCAGGTTCACCATGCAATGCGGGTCGGCATGGATGTCGTACAGTTCGAACCGGGGACGCTTGCCCATTGCGAAGTCAAATGCGGCGGGATCCTGTTCACGATGCAGGACCACCCAGGCTTTGGTGGGGCTCGCATCGAGATCGCCGAAGGCGCTGAACGTGTTCTCGCGAAGCAATTCCAGCGACGGCATCGGGCCGTCTGCTCTGCCGAAGCCCGCGGCGTCCCCCATCGGCCAACGGTCGGGCGCGAAATTGATGATGTACAAGTACCGGTCCGTGCGAATCGCGCGTTGCGGATACGGTTTGTTACCCGCGCGTGCTTTGGCGACGTGCCGTTCGCGACCGGTGAAGACGGCATCACGAGTCGGGTCGACCTGTCCGTCTTGTTCACTCGCAAAAATCTTCAACAGTGATTTCGCCGTCATCGCATCCGGAACCGTCTGGCCGGCGGCTTCCAAGAACGTCGGTGCCAAGTCGGGCAGCGAGACGAAGTCGTCGACCACACGGCCGGGATGCCGGATGCCCTTGGGCCAGCGGATCGCCAGCGGAACGCTGGTCCCCAAGTCGTACAGATTGCATTTGCCGCGGGTGACGCCGGGGATGCCGTGGTCGCCGCTGACCACCAAAATCGTATTGTCCAGCTGTCCGACCCGCCGCAGTTCCTCCAGGATCACGCCTAACGATGCGTCAAACGCTTGGGCTTCTCCCAGGTAATCGGAAAAGTCTTCGCGGACGACATCGACGTCCGGCAGATACGGCGGCAGCTTTCCCTTCAAGTCATCCGGGTCGATTCCCCACAGTGTTTTGCCGCTGCCGGCGATCCACTTGCGGTGGCAGTTTGTCGGACCGAACCAATAGCAAAAAGGCGCGTCTCCATCGATCGCCCCGTCACCGTCGGCATCCAGGAAGGAACGAACGTTGTTGCGAACTTCATCCAGCAAAGCCGCCTTGCCCGCTTCATGGTCCTTGGCCTTCATCGCGTTTTGAGAGAACCCGTTGAATTTGCGGCCGTGTTCGTTGAATGACGTACGTTTGGCACCATGAGGCGCATCGGCGGGCGATCCCGGCGACCAGACTTTGTAGGTGTGACCGATGCGATAGCCGGATCGTTCCAGGATCAGCGGGTAGGCGGGGTTCGAAAAATCCCAGATCGCGCCCTGCAAGATCGACGCCCGACCGCAGCGCCAAAAGTGCTGGCCGGACAGCAGCGAGCTGCGACAGGGGGTGCACGACGGCGCACTCACATAGGCCCTGGTGAACAGGATGCCGTCGGCGGCGATGGCGTCAAAGTTGGGCGTCGAGATCACATCGGACGGGCCGCCGGGCTGGAGCGTCGCGTAGGCGCTGGCGTATTTCCCCCAGTCATCGGCAAACGCCATCACAATGTTCGGCCGCTCGGCGGCGCTACACGATAGCGCGACGCAGCCGATGGCCGTCGCCAAAGCGAAGCGGACGATTCGATACATGTTGCAGGTTCCTTGATCCTTAGTCTTTCAG
Encoded here:
- a CDS encoding carbonic anhydrase, yielding MQKLVDGIHRFQRELFSQDQQLFETLVEGQSPLALFVTCSDSRIDPSRLTQTRPGELFIQRTAGNIVPPYGSVHGGEAATIEYAVSVLKVRDIVICGHSHCGAMAGLLDPESIEKLPAVKAYLEHAEATRRIVEENYNHLTDPEKRLTLTVEENVLVQLESLRTHPSVAAAIGRGQLKLHGWVYKFETGEVFAYDPDEAQFKPLQDITLPVDAQVRTLPPI
- a CDS encoding PSD1 and planctomycete cytochrome C domain-containing protein translates to MFFQRISRSVVFFVSAASLVGVAGFAAAADDVAAAPLTPEQAKFFETKIRPVLVRECYGCHSKQAGQSKGGLRLDTQAAMIDGGDSGPAIVPGDLDASLFFGAITHTDFVMPPKRKLTDAEIADFRTWILDGAPDPRVVTPVQAPTQTIDDEMIAQAKRTFWAYQTPRRSQPPEPDAQHAAWSKATIDRFLWKALDDAGLQPAGDAPAPIVLRRLCFDLIGLPPTPEQLQWFTAAYDKNPDAAVARVVDRLLDSDQFGEHWGRHWLDVVRYGESTGREVNMTYPNAWRYRDYVIDSVNADKPYDEFVQEQIAGDLLPAADDDEWSEHLVATGFLAIGTKNVNEQSGAQFAADVADEQIDATTRVFLGTSVACARCHDHKFDPIRQTDYYAMAGIFRSTKTFFGTPPSQYGSFGGPQQRRMSSLILLPTDEPDPVGRSYSPEELQQLHQDIRDRQADLVGLRRGESATSTRPGASAQQMRIRLTNELGTLSAKLGVVDENGQPRSYCMGVQDADTVGDAPLLVRGEIDQPAGRIQRDLPAALSDVSFSPKPGTSGRLELARWIGSDDNTLAARVMVNRIWQHVFGQGIVPTTEDFGMTGTAPSHPELLDHLAIEFVQSGWSVKTMIRQMMQTRAYRMQSSFDVASHEADPDNRLLWRANVKRLNAESLRDAMLVIANQLETERPTGSKVAQAGYSRVRDGQLGDPRDAIRRSMQTTLTSRRGRLGPIFDRMRSGNPREQALARNQLRSAIGNQQMAELAAKAYEEGSLDDVADNHRSVYLPVVRDFVPRSLEVFDFADPSMVIGTRETSNTPNQALYMLNNPLTMRLSEAFAERLIDEGRSTKERVEMAFVLAYGRPPSAAERSASHRFLRSSGLLPKSSLAAFCQSLFAAAEFRYLN
- a CDS encoding DUF1501 domain-containing protein, which translates into the protein MYTRRDLLKHTSAGFGYLALAGLTSLSRTSALGAGADIAANPLSPKPSHFPAKAKRVIFLCMQGGPSHVDTFDYKPALASDDGKRGKYGGALLKSPWQFRQRGESGLWISDLFPEVAKHADEMCLIRSMHCDQPVHPGAMTQMHTGTAQFVRPSLGAWTLYGLGTENESLPGFVSLSPPAGSSRNYSSAFLPAIYGGTKVGGSGNRFAQAARFASGGGQAVPDISNPKRTTDQQRRQLDFIQSLNRSQMPAGDGANVEGVIQSYELAFRMQDAMPELMDLSGEDQRTIAMYGADSGPTQTFGRQCLLARRFAEAGVRFIEVTHGNWDQHNRLTEDHAARAEACDQPIAALLADLKQRDMLKDTLVMWGGEFGRTPSAQNGNGRNHNNKGYTLWMAGGGTKGGFSYGATDEHGFEAVENKCHVHDWHATVLHLLGLDHTRLTYRYAGRDFRLTDVYGNVATDIVA
- a CDS encoding uracil-DNA glycosylase family protein yields the protein MTNSNVTNSNVKTLIRAARELSDSVDLLSFAEPVTHVYNPLAYARKSHEAYLGRVSGDVKVVLLGMNPGPWGMAQTGVPFGEVAAVRDWMQIHEPVGKPPIEHEKRPVEGFDCQRSEVSGRRLWGLFQERFETPEAFFEDHFVLNYCPLVFMEESARNRTPDKLLPEERERLSAICDAHLLTVIRALDPDHLVGVGVYAEACLKRVVQIEDCRGKVTRILHPSPASPASNNDWAGKVTKQLQKAGVW
- a CDS encoding aminotransferase class III-fold pyridoxal phosphate-dependent enzyme, whose product is MSQTANESTETVADALRNDPRLAQAKRLVAEAIGDHASRLSVRPSAESLKSTFADLIDRLSAVRGGPPIWPYLSSGLGRGPYVELADGSVKLDFICGIGVHGAGHSDPGMVAAAIDAAIEDTVMQGNLQQNPASVVMMEKLTALAQASGAALPHCLLSTSGAMANENALKIAMHHKTPADRVLAFDNAFAGRTFAMATLTDRPNYRMGLPLTFPVDYLPFRDPANPERSTRWAVDELHRLLKRHPGRYAAFWAEPIAGEGGYYPGSHEFFTALCQPLKDAGVPIIFDEVQSFSRTSRPFAFQHYGLDEFADIVTVGKITQVCATLYSSEMKPTGPILSQTFTGATASIATGIEMLDRLESNHCFGPSGQNVQLATYFQDALAALATKYPDRVSGPYGEGMMVAFTPGDGSFDFAKKLMMHLFDIGLLGFVCGGDPTRIRFLPPPATTTKAHIDHAIELLDRGLATLP